In the genome of Nocardia terpenica, one region contains:
- the rpmA gene encoding 50S ribosomal protein L27: MAHKKGASSSRNGRDSNAQRLGVKRFGGQVVKAGEILVRQRGTHFHPGVNVGRGGDDTLFALAAGAVEFGTKRGRKTVNIVVPEPVQA; this comes from the coding sequence ATGGCACATAAGAAGGGTGCATCCAGCTCGCGCAACGGTCGCGACTCGAATGCCCAGCGGCTCGGCGTGAAGCGCTTCGGCGGTCAGGTCGTCAAGGCCGGCGAGATCCTGGTCCGCCAGCGTGGCACTCACTTCCACCCCGGCGTGAACGTCGGCCGCGGTGGCGACGACACGCTGTTCGCCCTGGCGGCGGGCGCGGTCGAGTTCGGCACCAAGCGTGGCCGCAAGACCGTCAACATCGTGGTTCCGGAGCCGGTGCAGGCCTGA
- the rplU gene encoding 50S ribosomal protein L21, whose translation MATYAIVKTGGKQYKVAVGDLVKVEKLEGEPGTAVSLEPVLVVDGATLTTDKDALAKVSVSAEVVDQTKGPKIRIHKFKNKTGYHKRQGHRQKLTVLKVTGIK comes from the coding sequence ATGGCAACGTACGCGATCGTCAAGACCGGCGGAAAGCAGTACAAGGTCGCGGTCGGTGACCTGGTGAAGGTCGAGAAGCTCGAGGGTGAGCCGGGCACCGCGGTGTCGCTGGAGCCGGTGCTGGTCGTCGACGGCGCCACGCTGACCACCGATAAGGACGCGCTGGCGAAGGTTTCGGTGTCCGCCGAGGTGGTCGATCAGACCAAGGGCCCGAAGATCCGCATCCACAAGTTCAAGAACAAGACCGGCTACCACAAGCGTCAGGGCCACCGTCAGAAGCTGACGGTCCTGAAGGTCACCGGCATCAAGTAA
- the obgE gene encoding GTPase ObgE: protein MSKFIDRVVLHVRAGKGGHGCASVHREKFKPLGGPDGGNGGNGGDVILEVDPNVHTLLDFHFHPHAKGGNGKPGEGGNRDGKQGTELLLKVPDGTVVMNADGEVLADMVGVGTRYIAARGGRGGLGNAALVSRARKAPGFALLGEEGEERDLVLELKSVADVGLVGFPSAGKSSLVSVLSAAKPKIADYPFTTLVPNLGVVSSGDTTFTIADVPGLIPGASEGRGLGLDFLRHLERCAVLAHVVDCATLEPGRDPVSDVDALEAELAAYRPALKADAGLGDLADRPRVVILNKVDIPDAEELAEMVTAEFTARGWPVFKISAVSREGLRPLTFALADQVRRYREAHPKAAPKRPVIRPVVAGESGFSVVRDPEVEGGFIVRGERPERWVRQTQFDNDEAVGYLADRLARLGVEDELVRLGAEPGASVTIGDVCFDWEPQVSAGIDMVMTGRGTDPRIDQSERISAAERKHASRVRRGLVTEDEDQE from the coding sequence ATGTCCAAGTTCATCGATCGCGTCGTGCTGCACGTCCGCGCCGGTAAGGGCGGTCACGGGTGTGCCTCGGTGCATCGGGAGAAGTTCAAGCCGCTGGGCGGCCCCGACGGCGGCAACGGCGGCAACGGCGGGGATGTGATCCTCGAGGTCGACCCGAACGTGCACACCCTGCTGGACTTCCACTTCCACCCGCACGCCAAGGGCGGCAACGGCAAGCCCGGCGAGGGCGGCAACCGCGACGGCAAGCAGGGCACCGAGCTGCTGCTGAAGGTGCCCGACGGCACCGTGGTCATGAACGCCGACGGCGAGGTCCTGGCCGACATGGTCGGCGTCGGCACCCGCTACATCGCCGCGCGCGGCGGCCGCGGCGGCCTGGGCAATGCGGCGCTGGTCTCGCGGGCGCGCAAGGCGCCCGGCTTCGCGCTGCTCGGCGAGGAGGGCGAGGAGCGCGATCTCGTCCTGGAACTGAAGTCCGTCGCCGATGTGGGCCTGGTCGGCTTCCCGTCGGCCGGGAAGTCGTCGCTGGTGTCGGTGCTGTCGGCCGCCAAGCCGAAGATCGCCGACTACCCGTTCACCACCCTGGTGCCGAATCTGGGCGTGGTGTCCAGCGGCGACACCACCTTCACCATCGCCGACGTGCCCGGCCTGATTCCCGGCGCCAGCGAGGGCCGCGGCCTGGGCCTGGACTTCCTGCGGCACCTGGAGCGCTGCGCGGTGCTCGCGCACGTGGTCGACTGCGCCACCCTGGAACCCGGGCGCGACCCGGTGTCCGATGTCGACGCGCTCGAGGCCGAACTGGCCGCCTACCGGCCCGCGCTGAAGGCCGATGCCGGGCTCGGCGATCTGGCCGACCGTCCGCGCGTGGTGATCCTCAACAAGGTCGACATCCCCGACGCCGAGGAACTCGCCGAGATGGTGACCGCCGAGTTCACCGCTCGCGGCTGGCCGGTCTTCAAGATCTCGGCGGTATCGCGGGAAGGCTTGCGGCCGTTGACCTTCGCGCTCGCCGACCAGGTGCGCCGGTACCGCGAGGCGCATCCGAAGGCGGCGCCCAAGCGGCCGGTGATCCGGCCGGTCGTGGCGGGCGAGAGCGGCTTCAGCGTGGTGCGCGATCCCGAGGTCGAGGGCGGTTTCATCGTCCGCGGCGAGCGGCCCGAGCGGTGGGTGCGCCAGACCCAGTTCGACAACGACGAGGCCGTGGGCTACCTGGCCGACCGCCTGGCCCGCCTCGGCGTCGAGGACGAGCTGGTGCGCCTGGGCGCCGAGCCCGGCGCGTCGGTGACCATCGGCGACGTCTGCTTCGACTGGGAGCCACAGGTTTCCGCCGGAATCGATATGGTGATGACGGGTCGCGGTACCGATCCGCGGATCGATCAGAGCGAGCGCATCTCCGCTGCCGAGCGCAAGCATGCCTCCCGCGTGCGGCGTGGTCTGGTCACGGAGGACGAAGACCAGGAGTGA
- a CDS encoding phosphoenolpyruvate synthase has translation MGGKAWGLGLLRGAGFRVPEWVVVEGRVFGGLGGGLVSEVEGFVGEVELEGALRRGARLREQILNAVLPGGVVEEIGAVCAGLGEGPVAVRSSAAAEDGEGYSFAGQFDSFLNRRGVDEVVEAVRGCWASAFSERVIRYAFAHNVALSGVPSVIVQRLIPARASGVLFTADPVTGATDVVVIGAVYGLGEGLVSGAVDADSLVVDKVSGTVVETVIGEKATAYQPDGDSGCVAVEVDPDRRSRVAVSEAEIAELVDVGRRVEAAFDGPQDVEWAVGEDGVWLLQARPITTPVGALLRGAGEDLAEGEIRVWDNSNIIESFSGVTSPLTFTTAADIYGRVYRGYAESLRVPKAQVAQTEAWTSVLLGSFHGRVYYNLLHWYRMVGIAPGYPLNRKVLEAALGVAEPLPNEIAKTLRPFTFPNPVARLVSRAVTTATYVRRIVGIDAMMDEFLAEFYRVYDEFETVDTSMMSGREAFERYRVLDRDLVRRWGPLMVLDAMLLTLTGVLYGVTRLMLPKAPEWFLYAVIGPGSDVESAEPAQAMTELAAQVRADPELRKLVESVAPHQVYDELRVAGHTEFVARVDDYIARYGYRSLDELKLETPDLREDPASLFVMLRAALPLERPQRRGEADAYLDAHLHGWRRRVYERLRGKASRCAGHRERLRFCRTRAFGMMKRMIRVMARDLVSRGVLDDPADVYQLTIQELRGCYESAASEDLRARVTLRKRQRATDTRLVAPPRFTTRGPGFGRAELAAQGWVPVTATPAATAGAVLTGTPSGAGVGEGRAVVVDTPQDVAGGVLVTYRTDPGWVAVLPSARALVIERGSPLTHVAIVARELGVPTVVQLPGVTAAIRTGMTIRVDGTEGTVTVLAEGNGRDEQKDGSDEH, from the coding sequence GTGGGGGGTAAGGCGTGGGGGTTGGGGTTGTTGCGGGGGGCGGGGTTTCGGGTGCCGGAGTGGGTTGTGGTGGAGGGGAGGGTGTTTGGGGGGTTGGGGGGTGGGTTGGTGTCGGAGGTGGAGGGTTTCGTGGGGGAGGTGGAGTTGGAGGGGGCGTTGAGGCGGGGGGCCAGGTTGCGGGAGCAGATTCTGAATGCTGTGTTGCCGGGTGGGGTGGTTGAGGAGATCGGTGCGGTGTGTGCAGGGTTGGGGGAGGGGCCGGTGGCGGTGCGGTCGTCGGCAGCAGCTGAGGATGGAGAAGGGTATTCGTTTGCGGGGCAGTTCGATTCGTTTCTGAACCGGCGTGGTGTCGATGAGGTGGTGGAGGCGGTGCGGGGGTGTTGGGCGTCGGCGTTTTCGGAGCGGGTGATCCGGTATGCGTTCGCGCACAATGTGGCCTTGTCGGGGGTGCCGTCGGTGATCGTGCAACGACTGATCCCCGCTAGGGCGAGTGGGGTGTTGTTCACCGCGGATCCGGTGACCGGGGCAACGGATGTGGTGGTGATCGGGGCGGTGTACGGGCTCGGTGAAGGCCTGGTGTCGGGGGCGGTGGATGCGGATTCGCTGGTGGTGGACAAGGTCTCGGGGACGGTGGTGGAGACGGTGATCGGGGAGAAAGCCACCGCCTATCAGCCCGATGGTGATTCCGGTTGTGTGGCAGTGGAAGTCGATCCCGACCGGCGTTCCCGTGTCGCGGTGTCGGAGGCGGAGATCGCGGAGCTGGTCGATGTGGGGCGTCGCGTCGAAGCCGCGTTCGATGGTCCGCAGGATGTAGAGTGGGCGGTGGGCGAGGACGGGGTGTGGCTGCTGCAAGCTCGCCCAATCACCACCCCCGTCGGCGCGCTGCTGCGCGGGGCCGGGGAGGACCTAGCCGAGGGGGAGATACGGGTCTGGGACAACTCCAATATTATCGAGAGTTTCAGCGGGGTGACCTCGCCGTTGACGTTCACGACCGCGGCCGATATCTACGGCCGCGTCTACCGCGGCTACGCGGAGTCGTTGCGGGTGCCGAAGGCGCAGGTGGCGCAGACCGAGGCGTGGACGTCGGTGTTGTTGGGCAGTTTCCACGGCCGGGTGTATTACAACCTGCTGCACTGGTATCGCATGGTCGGCATCGCCCCCGGCTACCCACTCAACCGGAAGGTCCTGGAAGCCGCCCTCGGGGTCGCGGAACCACTACCGAACGAGATCGCGAAGACGTTGCGGCCGTTCACCTTCCCGAACCCGGTCGCGCGGCTGGTGTCGCGGGCGGTGACCACCGCAACGTATGTGCGGCGGATCGTCGGCATCGACGCCATGATGGACGAGTTCCTCGCCGAGTTCTACCGCGTGTACGACGAGTTCGAGACGGTCGACACCTCGATGATGTCGGGGCGGGAGGCGTTCGAGCGGTATCGGGTGTTGGATCGGGATCTGGTGCGGCGGTGGGGGCCGTTGATGGTGCTCGACGCCATGCTCCTCACTTTGACCGGGGTGTTGTATGGGGTGACTCGGCTGATGCTGCCGAAGGCACCGGAGTGGTTCCTGTACGCGGTGATCGGCCCCGGCAGCGATGTCGAATCCGCCGAACCCGCCCAGGCGATGACCGAACTCGCCGCCCAGGTGCGCGCGGATCCGGAGCTGCGGAAGCTGGTGGAATCGGTTGCGCCACATCAGGTCTACGACGAACTCCGCGTGGCAGGACACACCGAGTTCGTGGCGCGGGTGGATGACTACATCGCCCGCTACGGGTATCGGAGCCTGGACGAGCTGAAGTTGGAGACCCCCGATTTGCGGGAGGATCCGGCGAGCCTGTTCGTGATGTTGCGGGCCGCACTGCCGTTGGAGCGGCCGCAGCGGCGCGGAGAAGCCGACGCCTACCTGGATGCGCACCTGCACGGGTGGCGGCGGCGTGTGTATGAGCGGTTGCGGGGGAAGGCGTCACGGTGTGCGGGGCATCGGGAGCGGTTGCGATTCTGCCGGACGCGGGCGTTCGGGATGATGAAACGCATGATCCGGGTCATGGCCCGCGACCTGGTGTCGCGCGGCGTGCTCGACGACCCGGCCGACGTCTACCAGTTGACCATCCAGGAACTCCGAGGCTGCTACGAGAGTGCCGCCAGCGAGGATCTGCGGGCGCGGGTGACGCTGCGGAAACGGCAGCGGGCCACCGATACCCGCTTGGTCGCCCCGCCCCGATTCACGACCCGGGGGCCGGGGTTCGGGCGCGCGGAACTCGCCGCCCAGGGCTGGGTGCCGGTCACCGCGACTCCCGCCGCGACCGCGGGGGCGGTGCTGACAGGGACGCCCTCGGGTGCGGGGGTGGGTGAGGGTCGGGCGGTGGTGGTGGACACGCCGCAGGATGTGGCCGGTGGGGTGTTGGTCACCTACCGCACCGACCCGGGCTGGGTGGCGGTGCTGCCGTCGGCGCGAGCGCTGGTGATCGAGCGGGGTAGCCCACTCACCCATGTGGCGATCGTGGCCCGCGAACTCGGGGTGCCGACGGTGGTGCAGCTCCCCGGGGTGACCGCGGCGATTCGGACCGGGATGACGATCAGGGTCGACGGCACCGAGGGAACCGTGACCGTGCTGGCGGAGGGGAATGGACGCGATGAGCAGAAAGACGGTTCTGATGAGCACTGA
- a CDS encoding ESX secretion-associated protein EspG — MGWTFAPDEFAHIWRETDTDRHPFPIRILESPRTEDQAATLRKTLEVRLPLGADPDLSACLRILARPHTRVIAVGGKHAPGSEIRAVGAVVYDHAVLAVQEPGGTADFGGRVHISIGHTTKLGARIAALLPDTPPGKEPARTAPADAVRDEETVMVTQPLAPRIRRLLLKPHTAEGHIRIESALDRRNPPAPVYYTWIDVAGDGRYLIRAGEEVHVVPASGPQIAAHLQKRIPR; from the coding sequence GTGGGCTGGACTTTCGCACCGGACGAGTTCGCGCATATCTGGCGAGAAACCGACACGGATCGTCATCCGTTCCCGATTCGGATTCTGGAGAGTCCGCGTACGGAAGATCAGGCGGCGACATTACGCAAGACCCTGGAAGTGCGGTTGCCGCTGGGGGCCGATCCGGATCTGTCGGCATGCCTGCGGATTCTGGCGCGGCCGCATACGCGGGTGATCGCGGTCGGCGGTAAGCACGCGCCCGGCAGCGAGATTCGCGCGGTGGGCGCCGTCGTCTACGACCATGCCGTGCTCGCCGTCCAGGAACCCGGCGGCACCGCGGACTTCGGTGGGCGGGTACACATCTCGATCGGGCACACCACCAAGCTGGGCGCCCGCATCGCCGCGCTGCTGCCGGACACGCCGCCCGGGAAGGAGCCCGCGCGGACCGCGCCCGCCGATGCCGTGCGCGACGAGGAGACCGTCATGGTCACCCAGCCGCTCGCACCGCGCATCCGGCGGCTGCTGCTCAAACCGCATACCGCGGAGGGGCACATCCGCATCGAGTCGGCCCTGGATCGCCGAAATCCCCCCGCGCCGGTCTATTACACGTGGATCGATGTGGCCGGGGACGGCCGCTATCTGATCCGCGCCGGGGAGGAGGTGCACGTAGTACCGGCCTCCGGCCCGCAAATCGCCGCTCACCTGCAGAAACGCATTCCGCGGTGA
- the proB gene encoding glutamate 5-kinase → MTRVDAGRQLSEARAAIASARSVVVKIGSSALTSLEGGLDTGRLDRLADAVEARMRAGSDVVVVSSGAIAAGIAPLRLSSRPRDLATKQAAASVGQLALAHAWGTSFARYDRVVGQVLLSAGDFSRREQHRNAQRTLDRLRALHAVAVVNENDTIATEEIRFGDNDRLAALVAHLVGADALVLLSDVDGLYDGDPRKGSATFIPEVRGSADLDGVIAGSGGALGTGGMASKLSAARLAADAGVPVLLAAASDAAAALSGAAVGTAFAARPVRLSARRFWVRHAADSRGAVLLDDGAVQAVADRRRSLLAAGITGVRGRFFGGDVVDLIAHDGRIVARGVVEYDSTELESMLGRSTSELPEGMHRPVVHADDLVKV, encoded by the coding sequence ATGACGCGGGTTGATGCGGGGCGGCAGCTGAGCGAGGCGCGGGCGGCGATCGCCTCGGCGCGCAGCGTCGTGGTGAAGATCGGCTCCTCGGCGCTGACCAGCCTCGAGGGCGGGCTCGACACCGGGCGGCTGGACCGGCTCGCCGACGCCGTGGAGGCGCGGATGCGGGCCGGTTCGGATGTGGTGGTGGTGTCCTCGGGCGCCATCGCGGCCGGGATCGCTCCGCTCCGATTGTCTTCCCGCCCCAGGGATCTGGCGACCAAGCAGGCGGCGGCGAGCGTCGGGCAGCTGGCGCTCGCGCACGCCTGGGGCACCTCGTTCGCCCGCTACGACCGCGTGGTCGGCCAGGTGCTGCTCAGCGCCGGTGACTTCTCCCGGCGCGAACAGCATCGCAATGCGCAGCGCACCCTGGACCGGCTGCGGGCACTGCACGCGGTGGCCGTGGTCAACGAGAACGACACCATCGCCACCGAGGAGATCCGCTTCGGCGACAACGACCGGCTCGCCGCGCTGGTGGCGCATCTGGTCGGCGCGGACGCGCTGGTGCTGCTGTCGGATGTGGACGGGCTCTACGACGGCGATCCGCGCAAGGGGTCGGCGACGTTCATTCCCGAGGTGCGCGGCAGCGCCGACCTGGACGGCGTGATCGCCGGCAGCGGCGGCGCGCTCGGCACCGGCGGGATGGCGTCGAAGCTGTCGGCCGCGCGGCTGGCCGCCGACGCGGGTGTGCCCGTCCTGCTGGCCGCCGCCTCCGATGCCGCCGCCGCGCTGTCGGGCGCCGCCGTCGGTACCGCCTTCGCCGCCCGCCCGGTTCGCCTGTCCGCCCGCAGGTTCTGGGTCCGCCACGCCGCCGACAGTCGCGGCGCGGTTTTGCTCGACGACGGCGCGGTGCAGGCCGTCGCGGACCGCCGCCGCTCCCTGCTGGCGGCCGGTATCACCGGCGTGCGCGGCCGCTTCTTCGGCGGCGACGTCGTGGACCTGATCGCCCACGACGGCCGCATCGTCGCCCGCGGCGTCGTCGAATACGACAGCACCGAACTGGAATCCATGCTCGGCCGCTCGACATCCGAACTCCCCGAAGGCATGCACCGGCCCGTCGTCCACGCCGACGACCTGGTCAAGGTGTAA
- a CDS encoding translation initiation factor IF-2 N-terminal domain-containing protein, giving the protein MADQEPLETSKNNGERASHEAVGAGEAAQLPERIRVHALAKLLGTTSKRILAHLTELGAEARSPQSSLDRTVAESVRDAFVPAEPEQPTDPAPPEPAAEAAGPEPSAQSPEPAAEEPAPAETVAPAEVPAPTEPEPQRQSLFTSPFQPQQAQVDEPVAFEAAATVAAPLFLPPDAAAAEEMRRKRRAERQAKAEARTQDRTEDKPAEPADADRAKTERGKDDRSKDERAKSDRAKDERAEDEDTTDDSAEWDDEQSHDDGEDGGRSRRRRRGRRGRGRGRGEQHQDGDEATDADDAEDTDEDADAETTDESTDESAAVPEGSSRRRRRRRRRKGGDEPESEPSDDDPPNTVVHEREPRSKRRAAVDEVQGISGSTRLEAKRQRRRDGREAGRRRPPILTESEFLARRESVDRVMVVREKAFPDHPSATTQVAVLEDNILVEHFVTSTGQASMVGNVYLGKVQNVLPSMEAAFVDIGRGRNGVLYAGEVNWEAAGLGGRERKIEQALRPGDTVLVQVSKDPVGHKGARLTTQISLAGRFLVYVPGGSSTGISRKLPDTERKRLKEILRDIVPQDAGVIIRTASEGVSETELARDVERLQSTWKTIEGQSRNGSSAPKTLYEEPDLLVKVIRDLFNEDFSKLVIEGDRAWTTVENYIRTVAPDLLARVERYDSGTGVDVFGSYRIDEQLAKALDRKVWLPSGGTLVIDRTEAMTVIDVNTGKFTGAGGSNLEETVTRNNLEAAEEIVRQMRLRDIGGMIVVDFIDMVLESNRDLVLRRLTESLGRDRTRHQVSEVTSLGLVQMTRKKLGTGLVEAFSTTCEHCHGRGILVHNYPVETAPAEEGVGRREGRRRRKDKTASPAEPVAANGAAPVESHEEDAAVKRAHPVALAMAAHHTDEDIDVVEAVADAVEAQVADELESESAPVPPTREERPSRRRERGSRRAVRAAGSETAAPTSKPEAANATAEVSASSGAAVPDTAAASTDTAAASTGKAAASADTAAASTGSAVASADTAAASTGSAVASTDTAAALTDTAGPSADTPAASAGSGASADSTAAVSDTAVTSASSRAAGAGTTGAPSDTAGAVTDSTSEAAERTETPAKAAAPAPQGDEAAEAAPRTRRRVARTAAAPAADSKGAVFVLSSSDRDRTPAVDFTADAAPVAVPRTRQRRRAAGRAAGAPEQND; this is encoded by the coding sequence GTGGCCGATCAAGAGCCGCTGGAAACGTCGAAAAATAATGGTGAACGCGCTTCACACGAGGCGGTAGGGGCAGGGGAGGCGGCGCAGTTGCCGGAACGTATCCGGGTCCACGCGCTGGCGAAGCTGCTGGGAACCACCAGCAAACGTATTCTGGCCCACCTGACCGAACTGGGCGCCGAGGCCCGCAGCCCGCAGTCCAGCCTGGACCGCACGGTGGCGGAGTCGGTACGGGACGCCTTCGTCCCCGCCGAGCCGGAACAACCCACCGATCCGGCGCCGCCGGAACCCGCCGCCGAGGCAGCGGGCCCGGAGCCGAGCGCGCAGAGTCCCGAGCCCGCCGCCGAGGAACCGGCGCCCGCCGAGACCGTGGCGCCCGCCGAGGTCCCGGCGCCGACCGAACCCGAACCGCAGCGACAGTCGTTGTTCACCAGCCCGTTTCAGCCGCAGCAGGCGCAGGTCGACGAGCCGGTGGCGTTCGAGGCGGCCGCCACGGTGGCCGCGCCGCTGTTCCTGCCGCCGGATGCCGCCGCCGCCGAGGAGATGCGGCGCAAGCGTCGCGCCGAACGGCAGGCCAAGGCCGAGGCCAGAACCCAGGACCGGACCGAGGACAAGCCCGCCGAGCCCGCCGACGCCGACCGGGCCAAAACCGAGCGCGGCAAGGACGACCGCTCGAAGGACGAGCGCGCCAAGTCCGATCGAGCCAAGGACGAGCGCGCCGAGGACGAGGACACCACCGACGACTCCGCCGAATGGGACGACGAGCAGTCCCACGACGACGGCGAGGACGGCGGCCGGTCGCGTCGCCGCCGCCGGGGCCGTCGCGGCCGCGGCCGGGGCCGCGGCGAGCAGCACCAGGACGGCGACGAGGCGACCGACGCCGACGACGCGGAGGACACCGACGAGGACGCCGACGCCGAGACCACCGACGAATCGACCGACGAGTCCGCCGCGGTGCCGGAGGGCTCCAGCCGTCGCCGTCGCCGCCGTCGCCGCCGCAAGGGCGGTGACGAACCCGAGTCCGAGCCGTCGGACGACGACCCGCCGAACACCGTCGTGCACGAGCGCGAGCCGCGCAGCAAGCGCCGCGCCGCCGTCGACGAGGTCCAGGGCATCAGCGGCTCGACGCGACTCGAGGCCAAGCGCCAGCGCCGCCGCGACGGCCGCGAGGCCGGTCGCCGCCGCCCGCCGATCCTGACCGAGTCGGAGTTCCTGGCCCGCCGCGAGTCGGTGGACCGGGTGATGGTCGTGCGCGAGAAGGCGTTCCCCGACCACCCGAGCGCCACCACCCAGGTCGCGGTGCTCGAGGACAACATCCTGGTCGAGCACTTCGTGACCAGCACCGGCCAGGCGTCCATGGTCGGCAACGTGTATCTCGGCAAGGTGCAGAACGTGCTGCCCAGCATGGAGGCGGCCTTCGTCGACATCGGCCGCGGCCGCAACGGCGTGCTGTACGCGGGCGAGGTGAATTGGGAGGCCGCCGGACTCGGCGGCCGGGAGCGCAAGATCGAGCAGGCGCTCCGGCCCGGAGACACCGTGCTGGTCCAGGTCAGCAAGGATCCGGTCGGGCACAAGGGCGCCCGGCTCACCACCCAGATCAGCCTCGCCGGTCGCTTCCTGGTGTACGTGCCGGGCGGCAGCTCCACCGGCATCAGCCGCAAGCTGCCCGACACCGAGCGCAAGCGCCTGAAGGAGATCCTGCGCGACATCGTGCCGCAGGACGCGGGCGTCATCATCCGCACCGCATCCGAGGGCGTCAGCGAGACCGAGCTGGCCCGCGACGTGGAGCGGTTGCAGTCCACCTGGAAGACCATCGAGGGGCAGTCCCGCAACGGTTCCAGCGCGCCCAAGACCCTCTACGAGGAGCCGGACCTGCTGGTCAAGGTCATCCGCGACCTGTTCAACGAGGACTTCTCCAAGCTGGTCATCGAGGGCGACCGGGCCTGGACCACGGTCGAGAACTACATCCGCACCGTCGCCCCGGACCTGCTGGCCCGCGTCGAGCGGTACGACAGCGGTACCGGTGTCGACGTCTTCGGCAGCTACCGCATCGACGAGCAGTTGGCCAAGGCGCTGGATCGCAAGGTGTGGTTGCCCTCGGGCGGCACCCTGGTCATCGACCGCACCGAGGCCATGACCGTGATCGACGTCAACACCGGCAAGTTCACCGGCGCCGGCGGCAGCAACCTCGAGGAGACGGTCACCCGCAACAACCTGGAGGCGGCCGAGGAGATCGTGCGCCAGATGCGGCTGCGCGACATCGGCGGCATGATCGTCGTCGACTTCATCGACATGGTGCTCGAGTCCAACCGCGACCTGGTGCTGCGTCGGCTCACCGAATCGCTGGGCCGCGACCGCACCCGGCACCAGGTGTCGGAGGTGACCTCGCTGGGCCTGGTGCAGATGACCCGGAAGAAGCTGGGCACCGGCCTGGTCGAGGCGTTCTCCACCACCTGCGAGCACTGCCACGGCCGCGGCATCCTCGTGCACAACTACCCGGTGGAGACGGCCCCGGCCGAGGAGGGCGTGGGCCGCCGCGAGGGTCGGCGTCGCCGCAAGGACAAGACGGCCTCGCCCGCCGAGCCCGTCGCCGCCAACGGCGCCGCGCCGGTCGAATCGCACGAGGAGGATGCGGCCGTCAAGCGGGCGCACCCGGTGGCGCTGGCCATGGCCGCCCACCACACCGACGAGGACATCGACGTGGTCGAGGCGGTCGCCGACGCGGTCGAGGCCCAGGTCGCCGACGAACTCGAGTCCGAATCCGCACCCGTGCCCCCGACCCGCGAGGAGCGCCCGTCGCGCCGCCGGGAGCGGGGATCCCGCCGTGCCGTCCGCGCCGCCGGATCCGAGACCGCCGCCCCCACCTCCAAGCCCGAGGCCGCGAACGCCACGGCCGAGGTCTCGGCGAGTTCCGGTGCCGCCGTGCCGGATACGGCCGCGGCGTCGACCGATACGGCCGCCGCGTCGACGGGTAAGGCTGCGGCATCGGCGGATACGGCTGCCGCGTCGACGGGTTCGGCTGTGGCGTCGGCGGATACGGCTGCCGCGTCGACGGGTTCGGCTGTGGCGTCGACAGATACGGCTGCCGCGTTGACGGATACGGCTGGCCCGTCGGCGGATACGCCTGCCGCGTCGGCGGGTTCCGGTGCATCGGCGGATTCCACTGCTGCCGTGTCGGATACGGCTGTGACGTCGGCGAGCTCCCGTGCTGCCGGGGCTGGGACGACCGGTGCTCCGTCCGATACCGCTGGGGCTGTGACGGATTCGACCTCCGAGGCGGCCGAGCGCACCGAGACCCCGGCGAAGGCCGCGGCCCCGGCTCCCCAGGGAGACGAGGCGGCGGAGGCCGCGCCGCGGACGCGTCGTCGGGTGGCCCGTACCGCCGCCGCTCCCGCCGCGGACAGCAAGGGCGCGGTGTTCGTCCTGTCCAGCTCGGACCGTGACCGGACCCCGGCCGTCGACTTCACCGCCGACGCCGCCCCGGTCGCCGTCCCCCGCACCCGGCAGCGCCGCCGGGCCGCGGGCCGCGCCGCGGGCGCCCCCGAGCAGAACGACTGA